In Deltaproteobacteria bacterium, one DNA window encodes the following:
- a CDS encoding DUF721 domain-containing protein — protein sequence MAHREELEPLQGALSEALGGLAKRGAPSTLWPLWQLAAGAAAAGSSRPVSFERGTLQVEIDTPAWLAALQGQEAELVARLKKSLPGFSRLELRLRWGNR from the coding sequence ATGGCACACCGCGAGGAGCTGGAGCCGCTGCAGGGCGCGCTTTCCGAGGCCCTGGGCGGGCTCGCGAAGCGCGGCGCCCCCTCGACGCTCTGGCCGCTCTGGCAGCTGGCCGCCGGAGCCGCCGCTGCGGGCAGCTCGCGGCCGGTGTCGTTCGAGCGCGGCACGCTGCAGGTCGAGATCGACACGCCGGCCTGGCTCGCAGCGCTGCAGGGCCAGGAGGCAGAGCTCGTGGCTCGGCTCAAGAAGTCGTTGCCGGGGTTTTCGCGGCTGGAGCTGCGGCTGCGCTGGGGGAACCGGTGA